A genomic window from Gossypium hirsutum isolate 1008001.06 chromosome D10, Gossypium_hirsutum_v2.1, whole genome shotgun sequence includes:
- the LOC107916359 gene encoding ABC transporter C family member 8 translates to MASFRTLLEGFTLICEGKLDFGSFCIQRTIIDFINLVFLFVFYLLLYVRSVIKQQRRVVNKRDRISIVVSICCALISVLYLSVGLWNLIARNGGFHSLSWLIELIRGLIWISLSVSLLVHTSQPVKILISVWWVSFTLLVSILHIEVLYRTHRIEIFDIFPWLVNILLLFSAFRNFIDLDRKHESLSESLLEEKEEKDQIEVCEANFFSKLSFSWINPLLSRGYLRPLALEDIPSISAEDESNLAYQKFANAWESLIIEGGSSDRNNLVLRAITKVYFMENMIIAVCAVLRTIAVAALPLLLYAFVNYSNQEEENLQKGIVLLGCLVVSKVVESLSQRYWYFSSRRSGMRMRSALMVAVYQKQLKLSSSGRQRHSTGDIVNYIAVDAYRMGEFPWWFHSTWSLVLQLFMSIGVLFSVVGFGAILGTVPLAICGFLNTPFAKIIQKCQSEFMISQDERLRAISEILNNMKIIKLQSWEEKFKSSIESLRGNEFKWLSKQQFLRPYGTFLYWISPTIVSSIVFLGCALFGSAPMNAGTVFTVLATLRSMSEPVRMLPEALSILIQVKVSFERINTFLLDDELRHDEVRRFPLQSSDKSVTVEAGNFSWVPEIASPTLRNVELEIKRGQKIAVCGPVGAGKSSILYAMLGEIPKLSGTVSVFGSIAYVSQVSWIQSGKIRNNILYGNPMDADKYDKAIKACALDKDINCFDHGDLTEIGQRGINMSGGQKQRIQLARAVYDDADVYLLDDPFSAVDAHTASVLFNDCVMTALEKKTVILVTHQVEFLSQVDRILVMDGGQITQSGSYEELLMAGTAFEQLVNAHRDSITALGTLNGDGGGESQETAAEMSNRCYPTKQISEGESSVKGPSGIQLTQDEEIEIGDVGWKPFMDYVSISKGFLYLSLIILAQSMFSVLRVASSYWLAFAIQIPNITSSMLIGVYSGIATLSAVFVFFRSHYGAHLGLKASKAFSSGLINSIFRAPMFFFDSTPVGRILTRASSDMSILDFDIPFSIVFVAAGATDFIATIGAMAFITWQVLIVAVLAMVAVNYIQRYYMSSARELIRINGTTKAPVMNYAAETSLGVVTIRAFNMVDRFFRNNLKLVNTDATLFFLSNAAMEWLVLRIETLQNLTVFTAAFFVLLLPKNQARPGLVGLSLSYALSLTSTQIFASRWYCNLLNYLISVERIKQFMNIPEEPPAIIEDNRPPSSWPYKGRIELQELKIRYRSNAPLVLKGITCTFLEGTRVGVVGRTGSGKTTLISALFRLVEPSSGRVLIDGLDICSMGLKDLRMKLSIIPQEPTLFRGSIRTNLDPLGLYSDDEIWKALEKCQLKTTIRALPNKLDSSVSDEGENWSVGQRQLFCLGRVLLKRNRILVLDEATASIDSATDAILQRIIREEFSNCTVITVAHRVPTVIDSDMVMVLSYGKLLEYDEPSNLMATKSSFSKLVAEYWSSCRRNSIKNYQ, encoded by the exons atggcttccttcaggACCTTACTTG AGGGGTTCACTTTAATTTGTGAAGGGAAACTTGATTTTGGTTCATTCTGCATTCAAAGAACCATCATAGATTTCATAAACCTGGTGTTCCTCTTTGTTTTCTATCTACTTTTGTATGTACGTTCAGTCATAAAACAGCAACGCAGAGTTGTGAACAAAAGGGACAGGATCTCCATTGTTGTTTCTATCTGTTGTGCTCTCATTAGTGTACTGTATCTTAGTGTTGGTTTATGGAATCTAATAGCAAGAAATGGTGGATTTCATAGCTTGAGCTGGTTGATTGAGCTTATCAGGGGATTAATTTGGATTTCATTATCAGTTTCATTGCTTGTTCATACATCACAACCGGTGAAAATTCTCATCTCCGTGTGGTGGGTGTCATTCACTTTACTGGTTTCGATTCTTCATATTGAAGTCCTATATAGAACACACCGGATAGAAATATTCGACATTTTCCCATGGCTTGTGAACATATTGCTGTTGTTTTCTGCCTTTAGAAACTTCATTGATTTGGATAGGAAACATGAGAGTCTATCAGAATCTCTATTagaggaaaaggaagaaaaagaccAGATAGAAGTTTGTGAGGCCAATTTCTTTAGCAAATTGTCATTTTCTTGGATTAATCCTTTGCTTTCCAGGGGTTACTTGAGACCCTTAGCTCTCGAAGACATCCCTTCTATTAGTGCTGAAGATGAATCCAATTTGGCATACCAAAAGTTTGCTAATGCATGGGAGTCCCTTATAATAGAGGGAGGCTCAAGTGATAGAAATAACTTGGTACTTAGGGCCATAACAAAAGTCTACTTTATGGAAAATATGATTATAGCAGTTTGTGCAGTTCTTAGGACAATTGCTGTTGCAGCACTTCCATTATTGCTATATGCTTTTGTAAATTATTCAAACCAGGAAGAGGAAAACCTGCAGAAGGGTATTGTTTTACTAGGATGCCTCGTTGTTTCTAAGGTTGTCGAGTCATTGTCGCAGAGGTATTGGTATTTTTCTTCGAGGAGGTCTGGAATGAGGATGAGATCGGCACTAATGGTGGCAGTCTATCAGAAACAGCTGAAGCTTTCGAGTTCAGGAAGGCAGAGACATTCGACTGGGGACATTGTGAATTACATAGCTGTAGATGCCTACAGAATGGGAGAGTTTCCATGGTGGTTTCATTCGACTTGGAGTCTTGTATTGCAGCTTTTCATGTCTATTGGAGTCCTTTTCTCTGTTGTTGGTTTTGGTGCTATACTCGGTACAGTCCCTCTTGCCATATGTGGATTCCTTAACACGCCATTTGCAAAGATCATACAAAAGTGCCAATCTGAATTTATGATCTCACAAGATGAGAGATTGAGAGCCATTTCTGAGATCTTAAACAACATGAAGATCATTAAGTTGCAATCCTGGGAGGAGAAATTCAAGAGCTCGATCGAATCCTTacgtggcaatgagttcaaatgGCTTTCTAAACAACAGTTTTTGAGGCCTTATGGCACTTTCCTGTATTGGATCTCTCCAACCATTGTTTCTTCAATTGTCTTCTTGGGATGTGCTCTATTTGGGAGTGCCCCAATGAATGCTGGAACCGTTTTTACAGTTCTTGCAACTCTAAGAAGCATGTCAGAACCTGTTAGAATGTTACCTGAGGCACTTTCGATTCTTATACAAGTCAAAGTTTCTTTTGAGAGAATCAACACTTTTCTGCTTGATGATGAACTCAGGCATGATGAAGTAAGGAGATTTCCCCTGCAGAGTTCTGATAAAAGTGTGACAGTAGAAGCAGGCAATTTCAGTTGGGTTCCTGAAATTGCAAGTCCGACACTTAGAAATGTGGAGCTAGAAATAAAAAGAGGGCAGAAGATAGCTGTTTGCGGACCAGTCGGGGCTGGAAAATCCTCAATCTTGTATGCAATGCTGGGAGAGATCCCGAAACTTTCAGGAACT GTTAGCGTGTTTGGATCCATTGCCTATGTTTCTCAAGTTTCATGGATCCAGAGTGGGAAAATTCGCAACAACATACTCTATGGAAATCCGATGGACGCAGACAAATATGACAAGGCCATTAAAGCTTGTGCTCTCGATAAAGATATCAATTGTTTTGACCATGGAGATCTTACAGAAATAGGTCAGAGAGGGATTAACATGAGTGGAGGGCAGAAGCAAAGGATTCAACTCGCTCGAGCAGTCTATGATGATGCCGATGTCTATCTTCTTGATGATCCTTTCAGTGCTGTTGATGCACATACAGCTTCTGTTTTGTTCAAT GATTGTGTTATGACTGCACTAGAGAAGAAAACTGTCATCTTGGTGACTCATCAAGTGGAGTTTCTCTCACAAGTTGATAGAATTTTG GTTATGGATGGTGGACAAATTACTCAATCAGGGAGCTATGAAGAGCTATTAATGGCTGGGACAGCATTTGAGCAACTTGTGAATGCTCATAGAGATTCCATAACTGCGTTGGGTACTTTGAATGGTGACGGTGGAGGAGAATCTCAAGAGACAGCTGCAGAGATGTCTAATAGATGTTATCCAACTAAACAGATCAGTGAAGGGGAGAGCTCGGTGAAAGGTCCGTCTGGAATACAATTAACACAAGATGAAGAAATAGAGATCGGCGATGTTGGATGGAAGCCATTCATGGATTATGTTTCGATCTCGAAAGGATTTCTTTATCTATCTTTAATCATATTGGCTCAGTCTATGTTTTCCGTTCTTCGGGTTGCTTCGTCCTACTGGCTGGCGTTTGCTATACAAATTCCTAACATTACCAGCAGCATGTTGATAGGAGTTTACAGTGGAATTGCCACGCTTAGTGCtgtttttgtgttttttagaTCCCATTATGGTGCTCATCTAGGATTAAAAGCTTCTAAAGCATTCTCCTCTGGTCTCATCAATTCCATCTTCAGAGCTCCAATGTTTTTCTTTGATTCGACTCCTGTTGGGAGGATTCTGACCCGA GCTTCATCAGATATGAGTATCCTTGATTTCGACATACCATTTTCCATTGTCTTTGTGGCAGCTGGTGCAACTGATTTCATAGCAACAATCGGAGCCATGGCGTTCATTACATGGCAAGTTCTCATTGTTGCTGTTCTTGCTATGGTAGCAGTAAACTACATTCAG CGGTATTATATGTCCTCTGCAAGGGAACTCATAAGAATTAATGGAACAACGAAAGCTCCCGTTATGAATTATGCAGCCGAGACTTCGCTTGGGGTGGTCACCATTAGAGCTTTTAACATGGTGGATAGATTCTTTAGAAATAATCTGAAGCTTGTCAACACAGATGCCacacttttctttctttctaatgCGGCCATGGAATGGCTAGTTCTAAGGATTGAAACACTTCAAAACCTTACTGTATTCACTGCTGCATTTTTCGTTCTTCTGCTTCCAAAAAACCAAGCCAGACCAG GACTTGTTGGTCTCTCTCTCTCTTATGCTTTATCGCTGACCAGCACGCAAATTTTTGCTTCTCGTTGGTACTGCAACTTATTGAACTACTTGATTTCGGTTGAAAGGATAAAACAGTTCATGAACATACCTGAAGAACCTCCGGCAATTATAGAAGATAACAGGCCACCATCTTCTTGGCCCTATAAGGGTAGGATCGAATTGCAAGAACTGAAG ATAAGATATCGCTCGAATGCTCCTTTAGTTCTCAAAGGAATCACTTGCACTTTCCTAGAAGGGACCAGAGTAGGAGTTGTTGGACGGACTGGAAGTGGAAAAACTACGCTCATAAGCGCCTTGTTTCGCCTAGTAGAGCCTTCAAGTGGGAGAGTACTTATAGATGGACTTGATATATGCTCTATGGGACTGAAAGATTTGAGAATGAAGCTTAGCATCATTCCTCAAGAGCCAACTCTATTTAGAGGCAGCATTCGAACTAACTTAGACCCCCTAGGCCTCTATTcagatgatgaaatatggaag GCTTTGGAGAAGTGTCAACTTAAAACAACAATCAGAGCCCTGCCAAACAAGCTAGATTCATCTG TGAGTGATGAAGGTGAGAATTGGAGTGTGGGGCAGCGGCAACTCTTTTGCCTTGGAAGAGTTCTCTTGAAACGGAACCGAATCCTGGTGCTGGATGAAGCCACTGCTTCAATAGACTCTGCAACCGATGCCATTTTGCAAAGAATTATAAGAGAAGAGTTCTCAAATTGCACCGTCATAACAGTGGCTCATAGAGTTCCAACTGTTATAGACAGTGACATGGTCATGGTCCTCTCCTATG GTAAATTGTTGGAATATGATGAGCCTTCAAACCTTATGGCAACAAAATCTTCCTTTTCTAAGCTAGTAGCTGAATATTGGTCAAGTTGCAGGAggaattcaattaaaaattatcaatga